A window of the Loxodonta africana isolate mLoxAfr1 chromosome 3, mLoxAfr1.hap2, whole genome shotgun sequence genome harbors these coding sequences:
- the ACTL9 gene encoding actin-like protein 9 — MDTNHSKPEDSQSSPEVPRPGLSPSSILENTTLPQESPDMVGDRPPPKTGAVVIDMGTGTCKVGFAGQARPTYTVATVVGCQAKKPTTGGQLGLETFIGEAARVRPELTLVQPMRNGIVVDWDAAELIWRHLLEHDLGVAPQDHPLLFSDPPFSPATNREKLVEVAFEALRSPAMYVASQSVLSVYAHGRVSGLVVDTGHGVTYTVPVFQGNNLPHATERLDLAGIHLTAFLAEVLRGSGLALGQQDLETVESIKHRYCYVASDFLKEQARPEQECRQVLKLPDGRTVTLGKELFQCPELLFSPPEIPGLSPVGVPTMAKQSLRKVALEVRADVAQNVLLCGGSSLFPGFEGRFRAELLRSLPPEAHVVVAAQPMRNFSVWIGGSILASLRAFQSCWVLREQYEEQGPHIVYRKCY, encoded by the coding sequence ATGGACACAAATCACTCAAAGCCCGAGGATTCTCAGTCCTCCCCAGAGGTCCCCAGACCTGGCCTGAGCCCGAGCTCAATCCTGGAGAACACTACCCTGCCGCAGGAATCCCCAGACATGGTGGGGGACAGACCTCCACCCAAGACAGGCGCAGTGGTCATCGACATGGGCACAGGCACCTGTAAGGTGGGCTTCGCAGGGCAAGCCCGGCCTACCTATACCGTGGCCACCGTCGTGGGCTGCCAGGCCAAGAAGCCCACCACCGGAGGGCAGCTGGGGCTGGAGACTTTCATCGGGGAGGCTGCCCGCGTGCGCCCAGAGCTGACACTGGTGCAACCCATGCGCAACGGCATCGTGGTGGACTGGGACGCGGCCGAATTGATCTGGCGCCACCTGCTAGAGCACGACCTGGGCGTGGCCCCCCAGGATCACCCGCTGCTGTTCTCTGACCCGCCCTTCAGCCCGGCCACCAACCGCGAGAAACTGGTGGAAGTGGCGTTCGAGGCGCTGCGCTCTCCCGCCATGTACGTGGCCTCTCAGTCTGTGCTGTCAGTCTACGCGCACGGGCGCGTCAGCGGGCTGGTGGTGGACACCGGCCACGGGGTCACCTACACGGTGCCGGTCTTCCAGGGCAACAACCTGCCGCACGCCACCGAGCGCCTGGACCTGGCGGGCATCCACCTGACGGCCTTCCTGGCGGAGGTGCTGCGCGGCTCGGGCCTGGCGCTAGGCCAGCAGGACCTGGAGACGGTGGAGAGCATCAAGCACCGCTACTGCTACGTGGCGTCTGACTTCCTCAAGGAGCAGGCGCGGCCGGAGCAGGAGTGTCGCCAGGTGCTGAAGCTGCCTGACGGCAGGACGGTCACGCTGGGCAAGGAGCTCTTCCAGTGCCCGGAGCTGCTCTTCAGCCCCCCCGAGATCCCCGGGCTGTCGCCCGTGGGCGTCCCCACCATGGCCAAGCAGAGCTTGCGCAAGGTGGCCCTGGAGGTGCGCGCCGACGTGGCCCAGAACGTGCTGTTGTGCGGGGGTTCTTCGCTCTTCCCTGGGTTCGAGGGCCGCTTTCGGGCGGAGTTGCTGCGCTCGCTGCCCCCGGAGGCCCACGTGGTGGTGGCGGCGCAGCCCATGCGGAACTTCTCGGTGTGGATCGGTGGCTCCATCCTGGCCTCGCTGCGCGCCTTTCAGTCCTGCTGGGTCCTTCGGGAGCAGTACGAGGAGCAGGGGCCCCACATCGTGTACCGCAAGTGCTACTGA